The following are encoded together in the Parambassis ranga chromosome 20, fParRan2.1, whole genome shotgun sequence genome:
- the mllt10 gene encoding protein AF-10 isoform X3, giving the protein MVSGERCLAADYEFSTDNMKEMIGGCCVCSDERGWAENPLVYCDGHGCNVAVHQACYGIVQVPTGPWFCRKCESQERAARVRCELCPHKDGALKRTDNGGWAHVVCALYIPEVEFANVSTMEPIVLQSVPHERYNKTCYICEDQGRESKAATGACMTCNKHGCRQAFHVTCAQFAGLLCEEQGSDADNVKYCGYCKYHHSKLRRSRGRGSRSQSLSDSSSQCLDRLPDKDNKKHKERDRHKPKHKKTSMDMSPSLILPNIMVPDKTYNSSNSGGGVTSLPASSQKRIDDSSARFTNANFQEVSSAHSGSSSKDGLASDTGKAASEVKNKKNSGGGHAVGQRGGRKSLTSSGKPLPSAVVTMATSSTSASASTGPFHQGLLLTSASKTPSAPSSSDFLSFSDSSLRPGGGTTFSSPPSFSSCLVKPSSEGGASEGTTTLFGSLISATSASAVGGKLYENSHSHSASETTSLVGSTGYKRPQPSSSGLGISAGVGVEDGVKKKKKGNWRNRFGPCFTTDVKPSEPAPSLTLPTSSTANTSSSTASPSSSSSSTLSGRPGLVSSSGLGVGVGGGERGLGVMGVSGGIQKSPSLLRNGSLQSNSSSTTTGSGVFSVADGSSSGTGAVAMGGASLELSQQQQPTPSLAPPSPFTATAPLNSTAATHVSGLPGSVFNLAPPHMFGNRLNPNSTMAALIAQSEASPADQEVGDSSGGGGVGAQGFSIRASPKTTPRSPIGGLQIRYDSSGSLPGPGLGLLGAGGGGGETVPPVATSIEQLLERQWNEGQSFLLQQGAQGDVVGMLKSLHQLQEENRRLEEQIKTLTMKKERLQLLSAQLSVPFTPSTTSSDVKGAQLGATDSSLPAAAQDSASCGGHSSSGSTSSLSTPPSVSQSPPQPQLNGVATVGAAPAGLGGVTGLMGALGAGSTLGMGGIVGALNGVIQTPAGTGSPHTHTTGGATGITLPVNNNTARLGLLSEQHRLLLQQQHQLQQLLSSQPSAEQQQVLLYQLMQQQQDLQQLQSLSSSAQIPSIPLSSAQLPINNLLPGAQSQGQGAITANPFLALQHAHADTHGSGAQKPRLAEKAVGVAGQEKT; this is encoded by the exons GCTGGGCTCATGTAGTTTGTGCCCTTTACATACCTGAAGTGGAGTTTGCTAATGTGTCGACTATGGAGCCCATAGTACTCCAGTCTGTGCCACATGAGCGCTACAACAAG ACGTGTTATATCTGTGAGGACCAGGGCAGAGAGAGTAAAGCAGCGACTGGAGCCTGTATGACCTGcaacaaacatggctgcagacAGGCCTTCCATGTCACATG TGCCCAGTTTGCAGGGTTGTTGTGTGAGGAACAAGGGTCAGATGCAGACAATGTCAAATACTGTGGATATTGCAAATACCATCACAGCAAATTG CGAAGGAGCAGGGGCCGTGGTAGTAGGTCTCAAAGCTTAAGTGACTCTTCCTCTCAGTGTTTGGATAGACTCCCAGACAAGGACAATAAG AAACACAAGGAGCGCGACAGacacaaaccaaaacacaagaaaacctCCATGGACATGTCGCCCTCCCTCATCCTTCCAAACATCATGGTCCCAGACAAG ACCTACAACAGCAGCAACTCAGGGGGAGGTGTCACCTCTCTGCCGGCATCCTCACAGAAGCGAATAGACGATAGCTCCGCCCGGTTCACCAATGCCAACTTTCAGGAAGTGTCGTCTGCTCATTCTGGCAGCAGTTCCAAGGACGGTTTGGCTTCAGACACAGGCAAGGCAGCATCAGAggtgaagaacaagaagaacagTGGCGGAGGTCATGCGGTGGGACAGAGGGGCGGTCGCAAGTCTCTCACCTCCTCAGGGAAACCCCTCCCCTCTGCTgtggtcaccatggcaacctcctctacatctgcctctgcttccacAGGGCCTTTCCATCAAG GTCTCCTGTTGACGAGTGCCAGCAAGactccctctgctccttcctcttcagACTTCCTAAGTTTCTCAGATTCATCGTTGCGTCCCGGGGGTGGAACGACCTTCTCCTCCCCACCGTCTTTTAGCAGCTGCCTTGTGAAGCCAAGCTCAGAGGGCGGAGCCTCAGAGGGAACTACAACTCTCTTTGGTTCTCTTATATCCGCTACCTCAGCCTCTGCAG TGGGTGGAAAGTTGTATGAGAATTCCCACAGTCACTCAGCAAGTGAGACAACAAGCCTTGTCGGGTCCACTGGCTACAAAAGGCCTCAGCCCTCCAGCTCAGGACTGGGGATCAGCGCAGGAGTAGGAGTGGAAGATggggtgaagaagaaaaagaagggcaACTGGCGAAACAGATTTGGACCTTGCTTTACCACAGATGTGAAGCCTTCTGAGCCAGCTCCCTCCCTGACTCTACCCACCTCCTCTACAGCCAACACCTCCTCCTCTACtgcctccccttcctcctcttcatcctcgaCGCTCTCAGGCCGGCCAGGCTTAGTATCCAGCAGTGGATTAGGAGTCGGAGTGGGAGGAGGTGAAAGGGGGCTGGGGGTCATGGGCGTCAGTGGTGGGATTCAGAAGTCCCCATCACTGCTCAGGAATGGGAGTCTGCAAAGCAACAGTAGCTCTACAACCACTGGGTCAG GTGTTTTTTCTGTTGCCGATGGGTCATCGTCCGGGACAGGGGCTGTCGCCATGGGTGGAGCCAGCTTAGAGTtgtcacagcaacagcagcccaCGCCTTCTCTAGCCCCTCCTTCTCCATTCACTGCCACTGCACCACTAAACAGCACAGCCGCCACACAC gtgAGTGGTCTACCAGGATCTGTCTTCAATCTGGCTCCCCCTCATATGTTTGGTAACAGGCTGAACCCCAACTCGACCATGGCAGCACTTATTGCTCAGTCTGAGGCCTCACCAGCAG atcaAGAGGTGGGAGACAGCAGCGGTGGCGGCGGCGTTGGAGCTCAGGGCTTCTCCATAAGAGCTTCTCCCAAGACCACCCCGCG cTCTCCCATTGGTGGCCTGCAGATTCGCTATGACTCTTCGGGGTCGTTGCCGGGGCCAGGGCTGGGGTTGCTAGGGGCGGGGGGAGGCGGTGGGGAGACGGTGCCCCCGGTGGCCACCAGCATTGAGCAGCTCCTGGAGAGGCAGTGGAACGAAGGGCAGAGCTTCCTGCTACAGCAGGGAGCCCAAGGAGATG TGGTGGGAATGTTGAAGTCCCTCcaccagctgcaggaggagaacaggaggctggaggagcagaTCAAAACCCTGACCATGAAGAAAGAGAGACTGCAGCTTCTCAGCGCTCAGCTATCAGTGCCTTTCACACCCAGCACAACCTCCTCtg ATGTGAAAGGAGCCCAGCTTGGAGCCACTGACTCATCTTTGCCTGCCGCAGCTCAG GACAGTGCATCATGTGGCGGTCACAGCAGTAGTGGCTCGACCTCCTCACTCTCCACCCCTCCCTCCGTCTCTCAAAGCCCACCTCAACCACAGCTTAACGGGGTTGCCACTGTGGGGGCAGCCCCGGCTGGGCTGGGTGGTGTAACAGGATTGATGGGTGCTCTTGGCGCAGGGAGCACACTGGGTATGGGGGGAATCGTCGGAGCACTAAACGGTGTGATACAGACGCCAGCGGGCACCGgcagccctcacacacacactacaggaGGAGCGACGGGCATCACGTTACCTGTCAATAACAA CACTGCGCGGCTCGGCCTGCTGTCTGAGCAGCACaggctcctcctgcagcagcagcatcagcttcagcagctgctgtcctcACAGCCCTCAGCG gagcagcagcaggtgttgCTCTatcaactgatgcagcagcagcaggacctccagcagctgcagtccctttcctcctctgccCAGATTCCCTCCATCCCACTCTCCTCCGCTCAGCTGCCCATCAACAACCTGCTGCCCGGCGCCCAGAGCCAGGGCCAAGGCGCCATCACCGCCAACCCCTTTCTGGCGCTGCAGCATGCACACGCTGACACACACGGCTCAGGGGCGCAAAAGCCTCGGCTAGCTGAGAAAGCCGTGGGCGTCGCAGGGCAGGAGAAGACATGA
- the mllt10 gene encoding protein AF-10 isoform X4, translating into MVSGERCLAADYEFSTDNMKEMIGGCCVCSDERGWAENPLVYCDGHGCNVAVHQACYGIVQVPTGPWFCRKCESQERAARVRCELCPHKDGALKRTDNGGWAHVVCALYIPEVEFANVSTMEPIVLQSVPHERYNKTCYICEDQGRESKAATGACMTCNKHGCRQAFHVTCAQFAGLLCEEQGSDADNVKYCGYCKYHHSKLKHKERDRHKPKHKKTSMDMSPSLILPNIMVPDKTYNSSNSGGGVTSLPASSQKRIDDSSARFTNANFQEVSSAHSGSSSKDGLASDTGKAASEVKNKKNSGGGHAVGQRGGRKSLTSSGKPLPSAVVTMATSSTSASASTGPFHQGLLLTSASKTPSAPSSSDFLSFSDSSLRPGGGTTFSSPPSFSSCLVKPSSEGGASEGTTTLFGSLISATSASAVGGKLYENSHSHSASETTSLVGSTGYKRPQPSSSGLGISAGVGVEDGVKKKKKGNWRNRFGPCFTTDVKPSEPAPSLTLPTSSTANTSSSTASPSSSSSSTLSGRPGLVSSSGLGVGVGGGERGLGVMGVSGGIQKSPSLLRNGSLQSNSSSTTTGSGVFSVADGSSSGTGAVAMGGASLELSQQQQPTPSLAPPSPFTATAPLNSTAATHVSGLPGSVFNLAPPHMFGNRLNPNSTMAALIAQSEASPADQEVGDSSGGGGVGAQGFSIRASPKTTPRSPIGGLQIRYDSSGSLPGPGLGLLGAGGGGGETVPPVATSIEQLLERQWNEGQSFLLQQGAQGDVVGMLKSLHQLQEENRRLEEQIKTLTMKKERLQLLSAQLSVPFTPSTTSSDVKGAQLGATDSSLPAAAQDSASCGGHSSSGSTSSLSTPPSVSQSPPQPQLNGVATVGAAPAGLGGVTGLMGALGAGSTLGMGGIVGALNGVIQTPAGTGSPHTHTTGGATGITLPVNNNSTATSKNSTARLGLLSEQHRLLLQQQHQLQQLLSSQPSAEQQQVLLYQLMQQQQDLQQLQSLSSSAQIPSIPLSSAQLPINNLLPGAQSQGQGAITANPFLALQHAHADTHGSGAQKPRLAEKAVGVAGQEKT; encoded by the exons GCTGGGCTCATGTAGTTTGTGCCCTTTACATACCTGAAGTGGAGTTTGCTAATGTGTCGACTATGGAGCCCATAGTACTCCAGTCTGTGCCACATGAGCGCTACAACAAG ACGTGTTATATCTGTGAGGACCAGGGCAGAGAGAGTAAAGCAGCGACTGGAGCCTGTATGACCTGcaacaaacatggctgcagacAGGCCTTCCATGTCACATG TGCCCAGTTTGCAGGGTTGTTGTGTGAGGAACAAGGGTCAGATGCAGACAATGTCAAATACTGTGGATATTGCAAATACCATCACAGCAAATTG AAACACAAGGAGCGCGACAGacacaaaccaaaacacaagaaaacctCCATGGACATGTCGCCCTCCCTCATCCTTCCAAACATCATGGTCCCAGACAAG ACCTACAACAGCAGCAACTCAGGGGGAGGTGTCACCTCTCTGCCGGCATCCTCACAGAAGCGAATAGACGATAGCTCCGCCCGGTTCACCAATGCCAACTTTCAGGAAGTGTCGTCTGCTCATTCTGGCAGCAGTTCCAAGGACGGTTTGGCTTCAGACACAGGCAAGGCAGCATCAGAggtgaagaacaagaagaacagTGGCGGAGGTCATGCGGTGGGACAGAGGGGCGGTCGCAAGTCTCTCACCTCCTCAGGGAAACCCCTCCCCTCTGCTgtggtcaccatggcaacctcctctacatctgcctctgcttccacAGGGCCTTTCCATCAAG GTCTCCTGTTGACGAGTGCCAGCAAGactccctctgctccttcctcttcagACTTCCTAAGTTTCTCAGATTCATCGTTGCGTCCCGGGGGTGGAACGACCTTCTCCTCCCCACCGTCTTTTAGCAGCTGCCTTGTGAAGCCAAGCTCAGAGGGCGGAGCCTCAGAGGGAACTACAACTCTCTTTGGTTCTCTTATATCCGCTACCTCAGCCTCTGCAG TGGGTGGAAAGTTGTATGAGAATTCCCACAGTCACTCAGCAAGTGAGACAACAAGCCTTGTCGGGTCCACTGGCTACAAAAGGCCTCAGCCCTCCAGCTCAGGACTGGGGATCAGCGCAGGAGTAGGAGTGGAAGATggggtgaagaagaaaaagaagggcaACTGGCGAAACAGATTTGGACCTTGCTTTACCACAGATGTGAAGCCTTCTGAGCCAGCTCCCTCCCTGACTCTACCCACCTCCTCTACAGCCAACACCTCCTCCTCTACtgcctccccttcctcctcttcatcctcgaCGCTCTCAGGCCGGCCAGGCTTAGTATCCAGCAGTGGATTAGGAGTCGGAGTGGGAGGAGGTGAAAGGGGGCTGGGGGTCATGGGCGTCAGTGGTGGGATTCAGAAGTCCCCATCACTGCTCAGGAATGGGAGTCTGCAAAGCAACAGTAGCTCTACAACCACTGGGTCAG GTGTTTTTTCTGTTGCCGATGGGTCATCGTCCGGGACAGGGGCTGTCGCCATGGGTGGAGCCAGCTTAGAGTtgtcacagcaacagcagcccaCGCCTTCTCTAGCCCCTCCTTCTCCATTCACTGCCACTGCACCACTAAACAGCACAGCCGCCACACAC gtgAGTGGTCTACCAGGATCTGTCTTCAATCTGGCTCCCCCTCATATGTTTGGTAACAGGCTGAACCCCAACTCGACCATGGCAGCACTTATTGCTCAGTCTGAGGCCTCACCAGCAG atcaAGAGGTGGGAGACAGCAGCGGTGGCGGCGGCGTTGGAGCTCAGGGCTTCTCCATAAGAGCTTCTCCCAAGACCACCCCGCG cTCTCCCATTGGTGGCCTGCAGATTCGCTATGACTCTTCGGGGTCGTTGCCGGGGCCAGGGCTGGGGTTGCTAGGGGCGGGGGGAGGCGGTGGGGAGACGGTGCCCCCGGTGGCCACCAGCATTGAGCAGCTCCTGGAGAGGCAGTGGAACGAAGGGCAGAGCTTCCTGCTACAGCAGGGAGCCCAAGGAGATG TGGTGGGAATGTTGAAGTCCCTCcaccagctgcaggaggagaacaggaggctggaggagcagaTCAAAACCCTGACCATGAAGAAAGAGAGACTGCAGCTTCTCAGCGCTCAGCTATCAGTGCCTTTCACACCCAGCACAACCTCCTCtg ATGTGAAAGGAGCCCAGCTTGGAGCCACTGACTCATCTTTGCCTGCCGCAGCTCAG GACAGTGCATCATGTGGCGGTCACAGCAGTAGTGGCTCGACCTCCTCACTCTCCACCCCTCCCTCCGTCTCTCAAAGCCCACCTCAACCACAGCTTAACGGGGTTGCCACTGTGGGGGCAGCCCCGGCTGGGCTGGGTGGTGTAACAGGATTGATGGGTGCTCTTGGCGCAGGGAGCACACTGGGTATGGGGGGAATCGTCGGAGCACTAAACGGTGTGATACAGACGCCAGCGGGCACCGgcagccctcacacacacactacaggaGGAGCGACGGGCATCACGTTACCTGTCAATAACAA CAGCACAGCAACTAGTAAAAACAG CACTGCGCGGCTCGGCCTGCTGTCTGAGCAGCACaggctcctcctgcagcagcagcatcagcttcagcagctgctgtcctcACAGCCCTCAGCG gagcagcagcaggtgttgCTCTatcaactgatgcagcagcagcaggacctccagcagctgcagtccctttcctcctctgccCAGATTCCCTCCATCCCACTCTCCTCCGCTCAGCTGCCCATCAACAACCTGCTGCCCGGCGCCCAGAGCCAGGGCCAAGGCGCCATCACCGCCAACCCCTTTCTGGCGCTGCAGCATGCACACGCTGACACACACGGCTCAGGGGCGCAAAAGCCTCGGCTAGCTGAGAAAGCCGTGGGCGTCGCAGGGCAGGAGAAGACATGA
- the mllt10 gene encoding protein AF-10 isoform X2: protein MVSGERCLAADYEFSTDNMKEMIGGCCVCSDERGWAENPLVYCDGHGCNVAVHQACYGIVQVPTGPWFCRKCESQERAARVRCELCPHKDGALKRTDNGGWAHVVCALYIPEVEFANVSTMEPIVLQSVPHERYNKTCYICEDQGRESKAATGACMTCNKHGCRQAFHVTCAQFAGLLCEEQGSDADNVKYCGYCKYHHSKLRRSRGRGSRSQSLSDSSSQCLDRLPDKDNKKHKERDRHKPKHKKTSMDMSPSLILPNIMVPDKTYNSSNSGGGVTSLPASSQKRIDDSSARFTNANFQEVSSAHSGSSSKDGLASDTGKAASEVKNKKNSGGGHAVGQRGGRKSLTSSGKPLPSAVVTMATSSTSASASTGPFHQGLLLTSASKTPSAPSSSDFLSFSDSSLRPGGGTTFSSPPSFSSCLVKPSSEGGASEGTTTLFGSLISATSASAVGGKLYENSHSHSASETTSLVGSTGYKRPQPSSSGLGISAGVGVEDGVKKKKKGNWRNRFGPCFTTDVKPSEPAPSLTLPTSSTANTSSSTASPSSSSSSTLSGRPGLVSSSGLGVGVGGGERGLGVMGVSGGIQKSPSLLRNGSLQSNSSSTTTGSGVFSVADGSSSGTGAVAMGGASLELSQQQQPTPSLAPPSPFTATAPLNSTAATHVSGLPGSVFNLAPPHMFGNRLNPNSTMAALIAQSEASPADQEVGDSSGGGGVGAQGFSIRASPKTTPRSPIGGLQIRYDSSGSLPGPGLGLLGAGGGGGETVPPVATSIEQLLERQWNEGQSFLLQQGAQGDVVGMLKSLHQLQEENRRLEEQIKTLTMKKERLQLLSAQLSVPFTPSTTSSDVKGAQLGATDSSLPAAAQDSASCGGHSSSGSTSSLSTPPSVSQSPPQPQLNGVATVGAAPAGLGGVTGLMGALGAGSTLGMGGIVGALNGVIQTPAGTGSPHTHTTGGATGITLPVNNNTATSKNSTARLGLLSEQHRLLLQQQHQLQQLLSSQPSAEQQQVLLYQLMQQQQDLQQLQSLSSSAQIPSIPLSSAQLPINNLLPGAQSQGQGAITANPFLALQHAHADTHGSGAQKPRLAEKAVGVAGQEKT from the exons GCTGGGCTCATGTAGTTTGTGCCCTTTACATACCTGAAGTGGAGTTTGCTAATGTGTCGACTATGGAGCCCATAGTACTCCAGTCTGTGCCACATGAGCGCTACAACAAG ACGTGTTATATCTGTGAGGACCAGGGCAGAGAGAGTAAAGCAGCGACTGGAGCCTGTATGACCTGcaacaaacatggctgcagacAGGCCTTCCATGTCACATG TGCCCAGTTTGCAGGGTTGTTGTGTGAGGAACAAGGGTCAGATGCAGACAATGTCAAATACTGTGGATATTGCAAATACCATCACAGCAAATTG CGAAGGAGCAGGGGCCGTGGTAGTAGGTCTCAAAGCTTAAGTGACTCTTCCTCTCAGTGTTTGGATAGACTCCCAGACAAGGACAATAAG AAACACAAGGAGCGCGACAGacacaaaccaaaacacaagaaaacctCCATGGACATGTCGCCCTCCCTCATCCTTCCAAACATCATGGTCCCAGACAAG ACCTACAACAGCAGCAACTCAGGGGGAGGTGTCACCTCTCTGCCGGCATCCTCACAGAAGCGAATAGACGATAGCTCCGCCCGGTTCACCAATGCCAACTTTCAGGAAGTGTCGTCTGCTCATTCTGGCAGCAGTTCCAAGGACGGTTTGGCTTCAGACACAGGCAAGGCAGCATCAGAggtgaagaacaagaagaacagTGGCGGAGGTCATGCGGTGGGACAGAGGGGCGGTCGCAAGTCTCTCACCTCCTCAGGGAAACCCCTCCCCTCTGCTgtggtcaccatggcaacctcctctacatctgcctctgcttccacAGGGCCTTTCCATCAAG GTCTCCTGTTGACGAGTGCCAGCAAGactccctctgctccttcctcttcagACTTCCTAAGTTTCTCAGATTCATCGTTGCGTCCCGGGGGTGGAACGACCTTCTCCTCCCCACCGTCTTTTAGCAGCTGCCTTGTGAAGCCAAGCTCAGAGGGCGGAGCCTCAGAGGGAACTACAACTCTCTTTGGTTCTCTTATATCCGCTACCTCAGCCTCTGCAG TGGGTGGAAAGTTGTATGAGAATTCCCACAGTCACTCAGCAAGTGAGACAACAAGCCTTGTCGGGTCCACTGGCTACAAAAGGCCTCAGCCCTCCAGCTCAGGACTGGGGATCAGCGCAGGAGTAGGAGTGGAAGATggggtgaagaagaaaaagaagggcaACTGGCGAAACAGATTTGGACCTTGCTTTACCACAGATGTGAAGCCTTCTGAGCCAGCTCCCTCCCTGACTCTACCCACCTCCTCTACAGCCAACACCTCCTCCTCTACtgcctccccttcctcctcttcatcctcgaCGCTCTCAGGCCGGCCAGGCTTAGTATCCAGCAGTGGATTAGGAGTCGGAGTGGGAGGAGGTGAAAGGGGGCTGGGGGTCATGGGCGTCAGTGGTGGGATTCAGAAGTCCCCATCACTGCTCAGGAATGGGAGTCTGCAAAGCAACAGTAGCTCTACAACCACTGGGTCAG GTGTTTTTTCTGTTGCCGATGGGTCATCGTCCGGGACAGGGGCTGTCGCCATGGGTGGAGCCAGCTTAGAGTtgtcacagcaacagcagcccaCGCCTTCTCTAGCCCCTCCTTCTCCATTCACTGCCACTGCACCACTAAACAGCACAGCCGCCACACAC gtgAGTGGTCTACCAGGATCTGTCTTCAATCTGGCTCCCCCTCATATGTTTGGTAACAGGCTGAACCCCAACTCGACCATGGCAGCACTTATTGCTCAGTCTGAGGCCTCACCAGCAG atcaAGAGGTGGGAGACAGCAGCGGTGGCGGCGGCGTTGGAGCTCAGGGCTTCTCCATAAGAGCTTCTCCCAAGACCACCCCGCG cTCTCCCATTGGTGGCCTGCAGATTCGCTATGACTCTTCGGGGTCGTTGCCGGGGCCAGGGCTGGGGTTGCTAGGGGCGGGGGGAGGCGGTGGGGAGACGGTGCCCCCGGTGGCCACCAGCATTGAGCAGCTCCTGGAGAGGCAGTGGAACGAAGGGCAGAGCTTCCTGCTACAGCAGGGAGCCCAAGGAGATG TGGTGGGAATGTTGAAGTCCCTCcaccagctgcaggaggagaacaggaggctggaggagcagaTCAAAACCCTGACCATGAAGAAAGAGAGACTGCAGCTTCTCAGCGCTCAGCTATCAGTGCCTTTCACACCCAGCACAACCTCCTCtg ATGTGAAAGGAGCCCAGCTTGGAGCCACTGACTCATCTTTGCCTGCCGCAGCTCAG GACAGTGCATCATGTGGCGGTCACAGCAGTAGTGGCTCGACCTCCTCACTCTCCACCCCTCCCTCCGTCTCTCAAAGCCCACCTCAACCACAGCTTAACGGGGTTGCCACTGTGGGGGCAGCCCCGGCTGGGCTGGGTGGTGTAACAGGATTGATGGGTGCTCTTGGCGCAGGGAGCACACTGGGTATGGGGGGAATCGTCGGAGCACTAAACGGTGTGATACAGACGCCAGCGGGCACCGgcagccctcacacacacactacaggaGGAGCGACGGGCATCACGTTACCTGTCAATAACAA CACAGCAACTAGTAAAAACAG CACTGCGCGGCTCGGCCTGCTGTCTGAGCAGCACaggctcctcctgcagcagcagcatcagcttcagcagctgctgtcctcACAGCCCTCAGCG gagcagcagcaggtgttgCTCTatcaactgatgcagcagcagcaggacctccagcagctgcagtccctttcctcctctgccCAGATTCCCTCCATCCCACTCTCCTCCGCTCAGCTGCCCATCAACAACCTGCTGCCCGGCGCCCAGAGCCAGGGCCAAGGCGCCATCACCGCCAACCCCTTTCTGGCGCTGCAGCATGCACACGCTGACACACACGGCTCAGGGGCGCAAAAGCCTCGGCTAGCTGAGAAAGCCGTGGGCGTCGCAGGGCAGGAGAAGACATGA